Proteins from one Deinococcus actinosclerus genomic window:
- a CDS encoding ABC transporter permease subunit produces MTTLSPPRSRATVPPQGSRGILLALLILAALMGASVLIGWLLSTLAAQVVPGAPAYLLLVFTVVSLLVLAPLTHRAFPWITNWFYLLPALVFILAFTVLPVVLTVNYAFTNYSGQNSGNPDSAARQDATLSSDRRTVTLGGLSGSAQEYLNCAAANCAGATLVLYDEDASVPYRVKVASAQGNAFTLAAPTPESVQVAQATRINKISYVGLANFQEIFGKASRALWPVFLWTVIFAFSTIVLNSVAGLILGILLYNKRLKGRNVYRTLLFLPWAIPTVISVQMWVALFNQQFGIVNKSLGLLGIVAIPWLNDPLWAKISILMVNLWLGFPYMMTATISALSTINDDLYEAAEIDGASRWQQITGITLPLLRNSFTPILLSGFAFNFNNFGIIYLLTAGGPAQEGRESTAQSTDILLSWGYNTAFVSAGGQNFALASAIALIIFFLTLAISIVNFKAAGVFEEARK; encoded by the coding sequence ATGACCACCCTGTCCCCACCCCGCTCCCGCGCGACCGTGCCCCCCCAGGGCTCACGCGGCATCCTGCTGGCCCTGCTGATCCTGGCCGCCCTGATGGGCGCGTCCGTCCTGATCGGCTGGCTGCTGTCCACCCTGGCCGCGCAGGTCGTGCCCGGCGCCCCCGCCTACCTGCTACTGGTGTTCACCGTGGTATCCCTGTTGGTCCTGGCGCCGCTGACCCACCGCGCCTTCCCGTGGATCACGAACTGGTTCTACCTGCTGCCCGCGCTGGTGTTCATCCTGGCGTTCACGGTGCTGCCGGTCGTGCTGACCGTGAACTACGCCTTCACGAACTACAGCGGGCAGAACAGCGGCAACCCGGACAGCGCCGCCCGGCAGGACGCCACCCTGAGCAGCGACCGCCGCACCGTCACCCTGGGCGGCCTGAGCGGCAGCGCGCAGGAATACCTGAACTGCGCCGCCGCCAACTGCGCCGGGGCGACCCTGGTGCTGTACGACGAGGACGCCAGCGTCCCGTACCGCGTGAAGGTCGCCTCCGCGCAGGGGAACGCCTTCACGCTGGCCGCGCCCACCCCCGAGAGCGTGCAGGTCGCGCAGGCCACCCGCATCAACAAGATCAGCTACGTGGGCCTCGCGAACTTTCAGGAGATCTTCGGGAAGGCCAGCCGCGCCCTGTGGCCCGTGTTCCTGTGGACGGTCATCTTCGCGTTCAGCACCATCGTCCTGAACTCGGTCGCGGGCCTGATCCTGGGCATCCTGCTGTACAACAAGCGCCTCAAGGGCCGCAACGTGTACCGCACGCTGCTGTTCCTGCCCTGGGCGATCCCCACCGTGATCAGCGTGCAGATGTGGGTCGCGCTGTTCAACCAGCAGTTCGGCATCGTGAACAAGAGCCTGGGGCTGCTGGGCATCGTGGCGATTCCCTGGCTGAACGATCCGCTGTGGGCCAAGATCAGCATCCTGATGGTGAACCTGTGGCTGGGCTTCCCGTACATGATGACCGCCACCATCAGCGCCCTGAGCACCATCAACGACGACCTGTACGAGGCCGCCGAGATCGACGGCGCCAGCCGCTGGCAGCAGATCACCGGCATCACCCTGCCGCTGCTGCGTAACTCGTTCACGCCGATCCTGCTGTCGGGCTTCGCGTTCAACTTCAACAACTTCGGGATCATCTATCTGCTCACGGCCGGCGGTCCCGCCCAGGAAGGCCGCGAGAGCACCGCGCAGAGCACCGACATCCTGCTTTCGTGGGGGTACAACACGGCGTTCGTGTCGGCCGGCGGGCAGAACTTCGCGCTGGCCAGCGCCATCGCGCTGATCATCTTCTTCCTGACCCTGGCGATCAGCATCGTGAACTTCAAGGCCGCCGGCGTGTTCGAGGAGGCCCGCAAATGA
- the deoD gene encoding purine-nucleoside phosphorylase, translating to MSIHLNAEPGQIAETVLLPGDPLRAKHIAETFLTDPVLHNTVRGMHGYTGTYKGKKVSVQGTGMGIASSMIYVSELITQYGCKNLIRVGTAGSYQADVHVRDIVLAQAACTDSNINNIRFGAKNFAPIADFELLMRAYQIARERGHATHVGNIMSSDTFYHDDFDQYKIWADFGVLAVEMEAAGLYTLAAKHGVKALTVLTISDHLVTREETTAEERQLTFNAMIEIALDAALGE from the coding sequence ATGAGTATTCACCTGAACGCCGAACCCGGCCAGATCGCCGAAACCGTCCTGCTCCCCGGCGACCCGCTGCGCGCCAAGCACATCGCCGAGACCTTCCTGACCGACCCCGTGCTGCACAACACCGTGCGCGGCATGCACGGCTACACCGGCACCTACAAGGGCAAGAAGGTCAGCGTGCAGGGCACCGGCATGGGCATCGCCAGCTCCATGATCTACGTCAGCGAACTGATCACCCAGTACGGCTGCAAGAACCTGATCCGCGTCGGCACCGCCGGCAGCTACCAAGCCGACGTGCACGTGCGCGACATCGTGCTCGCGCAGGCCGCCTGCACCGACAGCAACATCAACAACATCCGGTTCGGCGCGAAGAACTTCGCCCCCATCGCGGACTTCGAACTGCTGATGCGCGCCTACCAGATCGCCCGCGAGCGCGGCCACGCCACGCACGTCGGCAACATCATGAGCAGCGACACCTTCTACCACGACGACTTCGACCAGTACAAAATCTGGGCGGACTTCGGCGTGCTGGCCGTCGAGATGGAAGCCGCCGGGCTGTACACCCTGGCCGCCAAGCACGGCGTGAAGGCCCTGACCGTCCTGACCATCAGCGACCACCTCGTCACCCGCGAGGAAACCACCGCCGAGGAACGCCAGCTGACCTTCAACGCCATGATCGAGATTGCCCTCGACGCCGCTCTGGGCGAGTAA
- a CDS encoding RsmB/NOP family class I SAM-dependent RNA methyltransferase: MTDARRPRTARDRPRSDADRPGPFNPAREVAVRVLLRVMDAHAFAAPALDAALQEARLPARDAGLATHVVYGALRHAPSLTRALDARLSGDTHPKTRAVLLAGAFERLFLGTPPHAVVSEYVNLARGARLAPPGLVNAVLRRLEALSPEETVPDEMPAWLADVYRRAYGAQADAVLADLLEPQPLWLSLSDAGVRALEDEGSVLEGTVQGVDRVALDRPLRQTAAFQQGQAQPINPASLACVDALGDVQGARVLDLAGGAGVKAAMLATRGAQVTSVDVVARKHDLARANLKRLGLTGQFITHDLTQPLTTEPAPVVLLDAPCTGSGTLRSHPEIKLRLTPDAVQEMAELQARMLPNAAALVQPGGTLVYSVCSVTPQEGPQVVQAFLDAHPEFTPQAVPDLEVPHVPAGPGVLTVPVDGVDGFFIARLNRQA; this comes from the coding sequence ATGACCGACGCACGCCGCCCCCGCACCGCCCGCGACCGACCCAGATCCGACGCCGACCGGCCCGGCCCGTTCAACCCGGCCCGTGAGGTCGCCGTGCGGGTGCTGCTGCGCGTCATGGACGCCCACGCGTTCGCCGCACCCGCGCTGGACGCCGCCTTGCAGGAGGCCCGCCTGCCGGCCCGCGACGCAGGGCTGGCCACACACGTCGTGTACGGCGCGCTGCGGCACGCGCCCAGCCTGACCCGCGCGCTCGACGCCCGCCTGAGCGGCGACACGCACCCCAAGACCCGCGCGGTCCTGCTGGCCGGGGCGTTCGAGCGGCTGTTCCTGGGCACCCCGCCGCACGCGGTCGTCAGCGAGTACGTGAACCTCGCGCGCGGGGCGCGGCTGGCCCCCCCCGGACTGGTGAACGCCGTGCTGCGGCGCCTGGAGGCCCTGAGCCCCGAGGAGACCGTCCCGGACGAGATGCCCGCGTGGCTGGCAGACGTGTACCGCCGCGCGTACGGCGCGCAGGCGGACGCGGTACTCGCGGACCTGCTGGAGCCGCAGCCGCTGTGGCTGAGCCTCAGCGACGCGGGCGTCCGCGCGCTGGAGGACGAGGGCAGCGTGCTGGAAGGCACCGTGCAGGGCGTGGACCGCGTCGCGCTGGACCGCCCGCTGCGGCAGACCGCCGCGTTCCAGCAGGGGCAGGCGCAGCCCATCAACCCGGCCAGCCTCGCCTGCGTGGACGCGCTGGGTGACGTGCAGGGCGCGCGGGTGCTGGACCTAGCGGGCGGGGCGGGCGTGAAGGCCGCGATGCTCGCCACGCGCGGCGCGCAGGTCACGAGCGTGGACGTCGTGGCCCGCAAGCACGACCTCGCCCGCGCGAACCTGAAGCGCCTGGGCCTGACGGGGCAGTTCATCACGCACGACCTGACCCAGCCGCTGACCACCGAACCCGCGCCGGTCGTGCTGCTCGACGCGCCCTGCACCGGCAGCGGCACGCTGCGCAGCCACCCGGAGATCAAGCTGCGCCTCACGCCGGACGCCGTGCAGGAGATGGCCGAGCTTCAGGCGCGGATGCTGCCGAACGCCGCCGCGCTCGTGCAGCCCGGCGGGACCCTGGTGTACTCGGTGTGCTCGGTCACGCCGCAGGAAGGGCCGCAGGTCGTGCAGGCGTTCCTGGACGCCCACCCGGAGTTCACGCCGCAGGCCGTGCCGGACCTGGAGGTGCCGCACGTGCCCGCCGGGCCGGGCGTACTGACCGTGCCGGTGGACGGGGTGGACGGATTCTTCATCGCGCGCCTGAACCGGCAGGCCTGA
- a CDS encoding alanyl-tRNA editing protein → MTRPLYHDSTLMTFTGTVTHAQGQEVALDATALYPDAGGQAADTGTLRWPEGEARVTGSRRDKATGLIWHALDGALPPVGQTVQGDVDADRRWRHMQRHSAEHLLAQAFVQVNPAFEVVAVNMNAPECTIDLSGDPAESHVRAAEALLRETLGRAELTLDTPVVPEAELSRYPLRRESKVRGDTRLVIYRRADGTPFDVSACGGTHVPRASMAAPVVILRTERIKGGVTRVTFMAGEEASAYLGGVYADARRLAQGFSVPVERLPERVEALTAERTALAAQVDALHATHARTLRDAAPSEPLGDVTLRVVTLPDPAGLQAALTDLPVGEVIAAVTGAGRVGIGSAHPALNAGTLLRAALTASGGKGGGRPELAQGSTPDVPGFLRAVRETLSAPA, encoded by the coding sequence ATGACCCGCCCCCTGTACCACGACAGCACCCTGATGACCTTCACCGGCACCGTCACGCACGCGCAAGGGCAGGAGGTCGCGCTGGACGCCACTGCCCTGTACCCGGACGCGGGCGGGCAGGCGGCCGACACGGGCACGCTGCGCTGGCCTGAAGGTGAGGCCCGCGTGACCGGCAGCCGCCGCGACAAGGCCACCGGGCTGATCTGGCACGCGCTGGACGGCGCGCTCCCCCCGGTCGGGCAGACCGTACAGGGCGACGTGGACGCCGACCGCCGCTGGCGGCACATGCAGCGCCACAGCGCCGAGCACCTGCTCGCCCAGGCGTTCGTGCAGGTGAACCCGGCGTTCGAGGTGGTGGCCGTGAATATGAACGCCCCCGAGTGCACCATCGACCTGAGCGGCGACCCGGCCGAGTCGCACGTGCGCGCCGCCGAGGCGCTGCTGCGCGAGACGCTGGGCCGCGCCGAGCTGACCCTGGACACTCCAGTCGTGCCCGAGGCCGAGCTGAGCCGCTACCCGCTGCGGCGCGAGTCGAAGGTGCGCGGCGACACGCGGCTGGTCATCTACCGCCGCGCGGACGGCACGCCGTTCGACGTGAGCGCCTGCGGCGGCACGCACGTCCCGCGCGCCAGCATGGCCGCCCCGGTCGTGATCCTGCGTACCGAGCGGATCAAGGGCGGCGTGACCCGCGTGACCTTCATGGCGGGCGAGGAGGCCAGCGCGTACCTGGGCGGCGTGTACGCGGACGCCCGCCGCCTCGCGCAGGGGTTCAGCGTGCCGGTCGAGCGCCTGCCCGAACGGGTCGAGGCCCTGACGGCCGAACGCACCGCGCTGGCCGCGCAGGTCGACGCCCTGCACGCCACGCACGCCCGCACGCTGCGGGACGCCGCGCCCAGCGAGCCGCTCGGGGACGTGACCCTGCGTGTGGTCACGCTGCCGGACCCGGCGGGCCTCCAGGCGGCCCTGACCGACCTCCCGGTGGGCGAGGTGATCGCGGCGGTGACCGGGGCTGGCCGCGTGGGCATCGGCAGCGCCCACCCGGCCCTGAACGCGGGGACGCTCCTGAGGGCCGCCCTCACCGCCAGTGGAGGCAAGGGGGGCGGCCGCCCGGAGCTCGCGCAGGGCAGCACCCCCGACGTGCCCGGCTTCCTGCGGGCCGTCCGCGAGACCCTGAGCGCCCCGGCCTGA
- a CDS encoding sugar ABC transporter permease, translated as MTTAPNNLPPGGYVHREPSALRKALPWIIGVVVLALIGWLGAALVDSLKDKQKSFSIYYVDRGWVRFLLFLLAASGVLALTSLLGQRIGMARTGRRISYAAVLGDQLTHLFLILVVLIAIYPLFYVLIAAFDPRNSLFAFPDFGNPNIFYKTGLLPDLKQLNLENFAKLFEGVTIPAWQLLLAVIGGAALAAVLISLIVSKVGRDTDALANVRAWGLRVLVAALAVLVIFMGPAQFTGGSNESKFLLSVRNTLLVSGLTGVLAILLSTTAGYAMARLRFPGRFQMLLFFIFIQMFPVFLALVAVFKLLTDLGLGNTFAGLILAYSGGAIAFNTWIFKGYVESLPESLEEAAMVDGATRWQTFTRVVLPLSRGMLVFIFLNQFIGTYAEFILASILMTGVEHWTVGVMLRSFTSGQFSTKWGVFAAAATLGALPIVGLFYGFQNFFVGGAVAGGVKE; from the coding sequence ATGACCACCGCCCCCAACAACCTCCCACCCGGCGGGTATGTCCACCGCGAACCCTCCGCCCTGCGCAAGGCGCTGCCCTGGATCATCGGGGTCGTCGTCCTGGCATTGATCGGCTGGCTGGGCGCCGCGCTGGTCGACAGCCTGAAAGACAAGCAGAAGAGCTTCTCGATCTACTACGTCGACCGGGGCTGGGTGCGCTTCCTGCTGTTCCTGCTGGCCGCCAGCGGCGTGCTGGCCCTGACCAGCCTGCTGGGGCAGCGGATCGGTATGGCCCGCACGGGCCGCCGCATCAGCTACGCCGCCGTGCTGGGCGACCAGCTGACCCACCTGTTCCTGATCCTGGTCGTGCTGATCGCCATCTACCCGCTGTTCTACGTGCTGATCGCCGCGTTCGACCCGCGCAACAGCCTGTTCGCCTTCCCGGACTTCGGGAACCCGAACATCTTCTACAAGACCGGCCTGCTGCCCGACCTGAAGCAGCTGAACCTGGAGAACTTCGCCAAGCTGTTCGAGGGCGTCACCATCCCCGCGTGGCAGCTGCTGCTCGCCGTGATCGGCGGGGCCGCGCTGGCCGCCGTCCTGATCTCCCTGATCGTCAGCAAGGTCGGGCGTGACACCGACGCGCTGGCGAACGTGCGCGCCTGGGGTCTGCGCGTGCTGGTCGCCGCACTGGCCGTGCTCGTGATCTTCATGGGCCCGGCGCAGTTCACGGGCGGCAGCAACGAGAGCAAGTTCCTGCTCTCCGTGCGCAACACCCTGCTCGTGTCCGGCCTGACCGGCGTGCTGGCGATCCTGCTGTCCACCACTGCCGGGTACGCCATGGCGCGCCTGCGCTTCCCAGGCCGCTTCCAGATGCTGCTGTTCTTCATCTTCATCCAGATGTTCCCGGTGTTCCTGGCGCTCGTTGCGGTGTTCAAACTCCTGACCGACCTGGGCCTGGGGAACACCTTCGCCGGGCTGATCCTGGCGTACTCGGGCGGCGCGATCGCCTTCAACACCTGGATCTTCAAGGGGTACGTCGAGAGCCTCCCCGAGTCGCTGGAGGAAGCGGCGATGGTGGACGGCGCGACCCGCTGGCAGACCTTCACGCGCGTCGTGCTGCCCCTGTCGCGCGGCATGCTCGTGTTCATCTTCCTGAATCAGTTCATCGGCACGTACGCCGAGTTCATCCTGGCCAGCATCCTGATGACCGGCGTGGAGCACTGGACGGTCGGCGTGATGCTGCGCTCGTTCACCAGCGGCCAGTTCAGCACCAAGTGGGGCGTGTTCGCGGCCGCTGCCACGCTGGGCGCCCTGCCGATCGTGGGCCTGTTCTACGGGTTCCAGAACTTCTTCGTCGGCGGCGCCGTCGCCGGGGGCGTCAAGGAATAA
- a CDS encoding DUF2259 domain-containing protein yields MRRLLPLLLAFSLTSLAGANERLPVTQVRFSADGAQVMTVVSGERDGSGFGTAQVTVLDTRSGRIRYAATRTDDATPRRVLNALLNTAATRSMVAPFTARPLSVPRYQRVYPVPYPRWPDGVRAGQVEVTPVRLWTRTVPVRLEVLRLAARCPYPEMLPPGEVPAGVRLTVNGQEVWRDRTLPAARACATRYTLERVDVQGNRALFTLRALTPGFEGPDALLVFVAALLR; encoded by the coding sequence ATGCGCCGACTCCTCCCGCTTCTGCTGGCGTTCAGCCTGACCAGTCTGGCCGGGGCGAACGAACGCCTGCCCGTCACCCAGGTGCGCTTCAGCGCGGACGGCGCGCAGGTGATGACCGTCGTCAGCGGCGAGCGGGATGGGAGCGGTTTCGGCACGGCGCAGGTGACCGTGCTGGACACCCGCAGTGGCCGCATCCGGTACGCGGCCACTCGCACGGACGACGCGACCCCACGCCGCGTCCTGAACGCCCTGCTGAACACGGCCGCCACGCGGAGCATGGTCGCTCCGTTCACCGCGCGCCCCCTGTCGGTGCCCCGGTACCAGCGGGTGTACCCGGTGCCCTACCCCCGCTGGCCGGACGGCGTGCGTGCCGGGCAGGTCGAGGTGACCCCCGTGCGCCTCTGGACCCGCACCGTACCTGTCCGGCTGGAGGTGCTGCGCCTCGCGGCCCGGTGCCCGTACCCGGAGATGCTGCCCCCGGGTGAGGTCCCTGCCGGAGTCCGGCTGACCGTGAACGGCCAGGAGGTCTGGCGTGACCGCACCCTGCCCGCCGCGCGCGCCTGCGCCACCCGCTACACGCTGGAGCGGGTGGACGTCCAGGGCAACCGCGCCCTCTTCACCCTGCGCGCCCTGACCCCCGGCTTCGAGGGCCCGGACGCGTTACTGGTGTTCGTCGCCGCATTGCTGCGGTAG
- a CDS encoding MFS transporter, which produces MSSAAPSPAPATTGRTKLILFLTIFIAMLGLSVLFPIIAPLGRQLGLTETQTGWFSTGYSLMQFIFSPIWGGRSERVGRKPVLLMGLVGFSISFGLFGVLAQAGLNGALGGTLLFVLLVASRVIGGMLSSATLPTAQAMMADLSSAKDRAASLGLIGAAFGLGVVFGPAIGAALSGISLTAPVFFSAALGLITALVAWRTLPETRVSGAKVAAKGSRRALLSQPTVLLLLAVSALSTLASVGMEQTIGFYVQDTLRLTPEGAARTVGIMLTLFGFVAALVQGGAIRPLAKKLPTTPLVSAGLLIMGVGMLLVPAGQAFWPITLALAVVGVGSAILSPSLSAGLSLSAGEDLQGTVAGLNSSALALGRMAGPLISTGLYQTVSHAAPYILSGSVLLALLAVMLLIRPKVQPAAA; this is translated from the coding sequence ATGTCGTCCGCCGCCCCCTCCCCCGCCCCGGCCACCACCGGGCGAACCAAGCTGATCCTGTTCCTGACCATCTTCATTGCCATGCTGGGCCTGAGCGTCCTGTTTCCGATCATCGCCCCGCTGGGCCGCCAGCTCGGCCTCACTGAGACGCAGACCGGCTGGTTCTCCACCGGCTACTCGCTGATGCAGTTCATCTTCTCGCCCATCTGGGGGGGCCGCAGCGAACGCGTGGGCCGTAAGCCCGTCCTGCTGATGGGCCTCGTGGGCTTCTCGATCAGCTTCGGGCTGTTCGGCGTGCTGGCCCAGGCGGGCCTGAATGGCGCCCTGGGCGGCACCCTGCTGTTCGTCCTGCTGGTCGCCTCGCGCGTGATCGGCGGGATGCTCTCCAGCGCCACGCTGCCCACCGCGCAGGCCATGATGGCCGACCTGAGCAGCGCCAAGGACCGCGCCGCCAGCCTGGGCCTGATCGGCGCAGCGTTCGGGTTGGGCGTCGTGTTCGGCCCGGCCATCGGCGCCGCCCTGAGCGGCATCAGCCTGACCGCGCCGGTGTTCTTCAGCGCCGCGCTGGGCCTGATCACCGCGCTCGTCGCGTGGCGCACCCTGCCCGAAACCCGCGTGAGCGGCGCCAAGGTCGCCGCGAAGGGCAGCCGCCGCGCGCTGCTCTCCCAGCCCACCGTGCTGCTGCTGCTGGCCGTCAGCGCCCTGTCCACCCTGGCGAGCGTGGGCATGGAGCAGACCATCGGCTTCTACGTGCAGGACACCCTGCGCCTGACGCCCGAGGGCGCGGCGCGCACCGTGGGCATCATGCTGACCCTGTTCGGCTTCGTGGCCGCGCTCGTGCAGGGCGGCGCGATCCGGCCCCTGGCCAAGAAACTCCCCACCACCCCGCTCGTCTCGGCGGGCCTGCTGATCATGGGCGTGGGCATGCTGCTCGTGCCCGCCGGCCAGGCGTTCTGGCCGATCACGCTGGCCCTGGCGGTCGTGGGCGTCGGCAGCGCCATCCTGAGCCCCAGCCTCAGCGCGGGCCTGAGCCTCTCGGCCGGCGAGGACCTCCAGGGCACCGTCGCGGGGCTGAACAGCAGCGCCCTGGCCCTGGGGCGCATGGCCGGCCCGCTCATCAGCACCGGGCTGTACCAGACGGTCAGCCACGCCGCGCCGTACATCCTGAGCGGCAGCGTCCTGCTGGCCCTGCTGGCCGTCATGCTGCTGATCCGTCCGAAGGTGCAGCCCGCCGCCGCCTGA
- a CDS encoding maltose ABC transporter substrate-binding protein yields MKKALTILSLALLGQASAATITVWTHFGDSELAWLRSQAADFKAKTGNTVNIVSVPFGEMTDKFIQSAPKGQGPDLLTTQPHDRLGQLAAAGVIEPMDKYVTSRTDLDKTALNAMTYQGKLFGIPMFAEAVAVVYNKALVPTAPTTWSAFLAAAQKNTGSGKFGYLADLSNAYMQYGIISAYGGYVFKNNGGTLNVKDVGLANAGADKASAFLNDLRYKYNLVPEGVNGDAAKSAFVQGRLGMFLTGPWDMGDIKKANINYGIIPFPTPPGATGKWSPFVGVQGTMLNSYSKNKVAAAQFAKQISSSDAQVAFNKAGGRIPASLSARTKLKADPVVQGFGKTISMGTPMPNVPQMGAVWGPWSNAIAQSVQKSGQNYGQILDKAVQEINSNIK; encoded by the coding sequence ATGAAAAAAGCTCTGACCATTCTGTCTCTCGCGCTGCTCGGCCAGGCCAGCGCCGCCACCATCACCGTCTGGACGCACTTCGGTGACAGCGAACTGGCGTGGCTGCGCTCGCAGGCCGCCGACTTCAAGGCGAAGACCGGCAACACCGTGAACATCGTCAGCGTGCCCTTCGGCGAGATGACCGACAAGTTCATCCAGAGCGCCCCCAAGGGCCAGGGCCCCGACCTGCTGACCACCCAGCCCCACGACCGCCTCGGTCAGCTGGCCGCTGCGGGCGTCATCGAGCCCATGGACAAGTACGTCACCAGCCGCACCGACCTGGACAAGACCGCCCTGAACGCCATGACCTACCAGGGCAAGCTCTTCGGCATCCCCATGTTCGCCGAAGCGGTCGCCGTCGTGTACAACAAGGCCCTGGTGCCCACCGCCCCCACCACCTGGAGCGCCTTCCTGGCCGCCGCCCAGAAGAACACCGGCAGCGGCAAGTTCGGTTACCTCGCTGACCTGAGCAACGCCTACATGCAGTACGGCATCATCAGCGCCTACGGCGGCTACGTCTTCAAGAACAACGGCGGCACCCTGAACGTCAAGGACGTGGGTCTCGCCAACGCCGGCGCCGACAAGGCCAGCGCGTTCCTGAACGACCTGCGCTACAAGTACAACCTCGTGCCCGAGGGCGTCAACGGCGACGCCGCCAAGAGCGCCTTCGTGCAGGGCCGCCTCGGCATGTTCCTCACCGGTCCCTGGGACATGGGCGACATCAAGAAGGCCAACATCAACTACGGCATCATCCCCTTCCCGACCCCTCCCGGCGCCACCGGCAAGTGGAGCCCCTTCGTGGGCGTGCAGGGCACCATGCTGAACTCCTACAGCAAGAACAAGGTGGCCGCCGCGCAGTTCGCCAAGCAGATCAGCTCCTCCGACGCCCAGGTCGCGTTCAACAAGGCCGGCGGCCGCATCCCCGCCAGCCTCAGCGCCCGCACCAAGCTCAAGGCCGACCCGGTCGTGCAGGGCTTCGGCAAGACCATCAGCATGGGCACCCCCATGCCCAACGTGCCCCAGATGGGCGCCGTGTGGGGCCCCTGGAGCAACGCCATCGCGCAGAGCGTCCAGAAGTCCGGCCAGAACTACGGCCAGATCCTCGACAAGGCCGTCCAGGAAATCAACAGCAACATCAAGTAA